In bacterium, a single window of DNA contains:
- the hisC gene encoding histidinol-phosphate transaminase, with the protein MKTNFDLILRENIKKLKPYSAEKVDCKVKLDANENPFDFPMELKEIILKDLFKHPFNRYPDPDASEIKELLSKEINRNKNRIAVGNGSDELIQSLTLAFGNRGNLFFYPSFSMYGIISTVCNTKTKVINLDKKFDIDIDTTLRCIERDQPSLIFIGYPNNPTGNCFSKDKIISIIKSSSGLVVMDEAYSEFSKKTFLPLINKYDNLVILRTFSKAYGLAGCRIGYMIASEKVMQQVNKVKLPFNLNSISQRIGIIALKHKKKCNEAIKIIISERSRLLREMQKNSMLYTFPTEANFILFRPKISSETVFKKLLTSGILIRNVADDRLLKNCLRVTVGKPSENDAFLRVIEKIS; encoded by the coding sequence GTGAAAACAAATTTTGACTTAATACTTCGGGAAAACATAAAAAAACTAAAACCTTATTCAGCTGAGAAAGTTGATTGTAAGGTCAAGCTTGATGCTAATGAAAATCCTTTTGATTTTCCTATGGAATTAAAAGAGATTATATTAAAGGATTTGTTCAAGCACCCATTCAATAGATATCCGGATCCTGATGCATCTGAAATAAAAGAACTGCTTTCAAAGGAAATAAACAGAAATAAGAATAGAATCGCAGTAGGGAATGGTTCTGACGAATTGATACAATCATTAACACTTGCTTTTGGCAACAGAGGCAACTTGTTTTTTTATCCATCGTTTTCAATGTATGGAATAATATCAACGGTGTGTAACACAAAGACTAAAGTTATAAACCTTGATAAGAAGTTTGATATTGATATAGATACTACGCTTAGATGTATTGAGAGGGATCAACCCAGTCTCATTTTTATCGGATATCCTAATAATCCCACAGGCAATTGCTTCTCAAAAGATAAAATAATAAGTATTATCAAAAGTTCATCAGGGCTTGTTGTAATGGATGAAGCTTATTCAGAATTTTCAAAGAAAACATTTCTACCACTAATTAATAAGTACGATAATCTGGTTATTTTGAGAACATTTTCCAAAGCATACGGCCTTGCAGGCTGTCGTATAGGTTATATGATAGCTTCAGAAAAGGTAATGCAACAGGTTAACAAGGTAAAGTTACCGTTTAATTTGAATTCCATTTCACAGCGTATAGGAATCATAGCCTTAAAACACAAGAAGAAGTGCAATGAAGCTATTAAAATTATTATCTCTGAAAGATCCAGACTCCTCAGGGAAATGCAGAAAAACAGCATGCTCTATACCTTCCCAACAGAAGCAAACTTTATTCTATTCAGACCCAAGATTTCGTCTGAAACCGTATTTAAGAAACTTCTTACCAGCGGTATTTTAATACGCAATGTAGCTGATGATAGATTGTTAAAAAATTGCCTGAGAGTTACTGTCGGAAAGCCGTCTGAAAACGATGCCTTTCTTCGTGTTATAGAAAAAATCTCCTAA
- a CDS encoding prepilin-type N-terminal cleavage/methylation domain-containing protein, giving the protein MLSTIRKIWRSRNCFTLIELLVVIAIIALLSSMLLPALLGAREMARRIKCVSNLRQIGMAITMYSDDYNGWFPLYDGVSLTSPPSSTVWCGFLGELGYFRNDEGKRQTFAGSGYLFSDRVFRCPSVKERNQWTDYGISPLLCCGTNSGSMNTSINKMSKITLPAKTVLAGDAGSYPDDSGAQYRLCYFTASPPSVSGYEGYYTAWRHNSTANYVFIDGHVENVREMTVSELAAKFVWD; this is encoded by the coding sequence ATGCTAAGTACAATAAGAAAAATCTGGAGAAGCAGGAACTGTTTTACACTTATTGAGCTTTTGGTTGTAATAGCGATCATAGCTCTTCTCTCATCAATGCTTTTACCGGCGTTGCTGGGTGCAAGAGAGATGGCTAGAAGGATAAAATGTGTCAGTAATTTAAGGCAGATAGGTATGGCAATAACAATGTATTCTGATGACTATAATGGCTGGTTTCCCTTATATGATGGTGTTTCTTTAACGAGTCCGCCAAGTTCTACGGTTTGGTGCGGGTTCCTGGGAGAGCTGGGATATTTCCGTAATGATGAAGGAAAGCGCCAGACCTTTGCAGGCAGTGGATATTTATTCTCAGACAGAGTCTTCCGCTGCCCTTCTGTGAAAGAAAGAAATCAATGGACTGATTATGGAATAAGTCCTTTACTGTGCTGCGGCACCAACTCTGGTTCAATGAACACCTCTATAAATAAAATGTCCAAGATCACGCTACCTGCTAAAACCGTTCTGGCAGGTGATGCCGGAAGTTATCCTGACGACAGCGGAGCGCAGTATCGCCTTTGCTACTTTACTGCATCACCACCATCAGTGTCGGGCTATGAAGGATACTATACTGCCTGGAGACATAACAGCACAGCTAATTATGTTTTTATTGACGGTCATGTGGAAAATGTAAGAGAAATGACAGTTTCAGAGCTTGCGGCAAAGTTTGTGTGGGACTAG
- a CDS encoding GntR family transcriptional regulator: MKDTLIKGLYKKIRLSVLNGAIKPHERIVEQDLAKKYKVSRTPIRETLRLLENEGLITAIPNVGTFVKQHSLDEIKQIYEVRAVLEGYAARLVALCISNQEIRELENIGKGENKAKQSKDRNALVKIDREFHDFIMKKCGNKELARIMELFDYQTLSLYTKSVTHGEYSEKNLSYSHIPIVEAIKKRDLDLAEKLARKHIEEAKEKLMK, encoded by the coding sequence ATGAAAGATACATTAATAAAAGGATTATATAAAAAGATTAGGTTAAGCGTTCTGAATGGCGCGATAAAGCCTCATGAGAGAATTGTTGAACAAGACCTTGCTAAGAAATACAAAGTCAGCAGGACTCCTATTCGAGAAACTCTGCGTCTGTTGGAAAACGAGGGATTAATCACAGCTATTCCCAATGTAGGAACATTTGTGAAACAGCATTCATTGGATGAGATAAAACAGATTTATGAAGTACGAGCTGTATTGGAAGGTTATGCTGCAAGATTAGTTGCCCTGTGTATTAGTAATCAGGAAATAAGAGAATTGGAGAACATTGGAAAAGGAGAAAATAAAGCTAAACAAAGCAAGGATCGGAATGCTCTGGTGAAAATAGACAGGGAGTTTCATGACTTTATTATGAAAAAGTGTGGAAATAAAGAACTTGCCAGAATTATGGAATTATTTGACTATCAAACACTAAGTTTATATACTAAAAGTGTTACACATGGAGAATACTCCGAGAAAAATCTAAGCTATTCACATATACCAATTGTAGAAGCCATAAAGAAAAGAGACCTGGATTTAGCAGAAAAACTGGCAAGAAAACATATTGAAGAGGCAAAAGAGAAATTGATGAAATAA
- a CDS encoding LamG domain-containing protein: MKKGKEFLSSICCLCLLVLPCAWSFAAGKNLIENPCFEIIKPGTNCPEDWELGDWTSPKANVKLELSEDSHSGKYSAKVSWSPSESDVLSNIVFRQDVKIKGKHSFRLKYFYKTGENGRIFCTAQPRGKGSKPLESKSSGTYKTALEWTELTYEFTTPPETEYMTIYLRNRDCTVWYDDVSLEEVDPAEIKRKEKLMIKNPGFEIIKQDTNCPEDWTLQEWTSPTGEVKLESSEDSHSDKYSAKIIWVSGGSNIIISQGVAVAGKRGLRLKYYFKTSDDATPIFCSVVMHGKKKESIDSRRIGKTSEWRQMTCEFITPPDTTALTIYLRSGRGTVWYDDVSLEEIDPAEIERKEKLMKGGLSLWYDFSEGSGSMVHDKSGNENTGKIYGAEFVKLGDGYVLKLDGKDDYVDCGDGESLDIRDVITIEAWVHPEGEPSYGSSGIVGKAHHSYVLMHGLDGSCYWYISGGANNVRMPSLAPDIWTHIAAVFDGKSLKLYFNGELAGEKTSKVSKISSGSKLYLGRSDGALIYTKDAHFKGMIGEVKIYNKVFSDKELEKHYQMSKDKMLSYKIGIKPHIWYADKEIIIELNLTGLGEVPSETTVLVELIKPGVEKAVCKTKLELPVNVKTVDVTLKVDDLTPGDYVIQSTAFDRNGGRIGKTSSNEIIWPGKRIPPEYRSAGEVLNNFVTELLNVKGEKVRNDKEYEFITPREGWIYISSTADVKEQEKVFITIDSAPKEKAVIVHEKDKEQTLETMQFLSEGKHSIKIWCNEKDVSLENLVVRAMPEILLTEYYPDVIERHKDMLKEINVIVQGYCRHYQENIMETENIEESRERLAEWRNTGRKVLIHSVIPDIGLGQKVSLEKSYDFWSTSAGFKYFDGIIVDEFAYETKEQIPFFIEALRKIHADKKFKNKTFYAYSGGFKWANYKSKEAEEFRKTIMECGYKFAPEIYLEERLTEIEAKKFIEYQLRQGIVSWQKIIPDSLKQTVVVLFCNSKYECSANCESGVDFKVFMDMQMNLIANDPAFFGLSGIAQYKTCRYVDEETLRWISKLYRHYCIKGKTNMLSDEYGYKYILSHIQNSNFEEGMKGWTVAPAEKGSIETGEIQGYGSLGKLNYVRREGCGDTFVMMKKNKNRANIISQEIRNLKPGKLYSVKLVTGDYKDISKGESVEKAHEVSIKIDNAELIPERCKFYVYKAGRGNIPLYDSKNRPCLNYHYKVFRAKSDTAKLVISDWKSDKDSGKNLDQQLMCNFIEVQPYFEN, encoded by the coding sequence ATGAAAAAGGGAAAAGAATTTTTATCAAGTATCTGCTGTTTATGTCTGCTGGTTCTGCCTTGTGCCTGGAGTTTTGCAGCAGGAAAGAATCTTATCGAGAATCCATGTTTTGAAATTATAAAGCCGGGAACAAATTGTCCTGAAGATTGGGAACTGGGTGACTGGACCAGCCCAAAAGCAAATGTAAAACTGGAGTTATCAGAAGACAGCCATTCAGGCAAATATTCTGCTAAAGTAAGTTGGTCTCCAAGTGAAAGTGATGTACTAAGCAATATAGTTTTTCGTCAGGATGTAAAGATAAAAGGGAAACATAGTTTTCGATTAAAGTATTTTTATAAAACAGGGGAAAATGGCCGTATTTTTTGCACTGCTCAACCTCGTGGGAAAGGAAGTAAACCATTAGAATCTAAATCATCGGGGACATACAAAACTGCTTTAGAGTGGACTGAACTGACGTATGAATTCACAACCCCTCCTGAAACAGAATATATGACAATTTATCTCAGAAACCGAGATTGTACTGTATGGTATGATGATGTCTCTTTGGAAGAAGTAGATCCTGCAGAAATAAAAAGAAAGGAGAAACTGATGATCAAGAATCCAGGCTTTGAAATTATAAAGCAAGATACAAACTGTCCTGAAGACTGGACTCTGCAGGAATGGACAAGTCCAACGGGAGAGGTGAAGCTGGAATCATCTGAAGACAGTCATTCAGATAAATACTCTGCAAAAATAATCTGGGTCTCAGGCGGAAGCAACATCATCATCTCCCAGGGAGTAGCAGTAGCGGGAAAGCGCGGCCTCCGCCTGAAATATTACTTCAAGACAAGTGACGATGCTACGCCTATTTTTTGCTCTGTAGTAATGCATGGAAAAAAGAAAGAATCCATAGACTCAAGAAGAATCGGCAAAACTTCAGAATGGAGACAGATGACATGTGAGTTTATTACTCCACCGGACACCACTGCTCTCACTATCTATCTCAGAAGCGGGAGGGGAACTGTGTGGTATGACGATGTCTCTTTGGAAGAAATAGACCCTGCAGAAATTGAAAGAAAGGAGAAACTGATGAAAGGCGGATTGTCTCTCTGGTATGATTTTAGTGAAGGTTCTGGCTCAATGGTTCACGATAAGAGCGGAAATGAAAATACCGGAAAAATATACGGGGCTGAATTTGTTAAGCTCGGAGACGGCTATGTTCTGAAGCTTGATGGCAAGGATGATTATGTTGACTGCGGGGACGGAGAAAGTTTAGATATTCGTGATGTAATTACAATAGAAGCATGGGTACACCCTGAAGGCGAACCATCTTATGGAAGTTCAGGGATTGTAGGAAAAGCGCATCACAGTTATGTATTAATGCATGGTTTAGATGGAAGCTGTTACTGGTACATATCAGGTGGGGCTAATAATGTTCGTATGCCATCCCTTGCACCTGACATCTGGACTCACATAGCAGCAGTGTTCGACGGAAAGTCATTAAAATTATATTTTAACGGGGAATTGGCGGGTGAAAAAACTTCAAAAGTTAGCAAAATAAGCAGTGGAAGCAAACTTTATTTGGGAAGAAGTGATGGGGCCCTTATTTACACAAAAGATGCTCATTTCAAAGGGATGATTGGAGAGGTTAAGATTTATAATAAGGTTTTTTCGGATAAAGAGCTTGAGAAACATTACCAAATGAGCAAGGATAAAATGCTGAGTTACAAGATAGGCATAAAGCCACACATATGGTATGCTGATAAGGAAATAATAATAGAGCTCAATCTGACTGGTTTAGGAGAAGTTCCATCAGAAACTACAGTTCTAGTTGAACTAATAAAGCCGGGGGTAGAGAAAGCTGTTTGTAAGACCAAGTTGGAGTTGCCAGTTAATGTAAAAACAGTAGATGTTACTCTCAAGGTAGACGATTTAACTCCTGGTGATTATGTAATTCAGTCAACAGCTTTTGACAGGAATGGAGGTCGGATAGGAAAAACTTCTTCTAATGAAATAATATGGCCGGGAAAACGCATACCACCAGAATATAGATCTGCAGGAGAAGTTCTCAATAATTTTGTCACAGAATTACTGAATGTGAAAGGGGAAAAAGTCAGGAATGACAAGGAGTATGAATTTATAACTCCCCGAGAAGGGTGGATTTACATTTCATCAACTGCCGATGTAAAAGAACAGGAGAAAGTATTTATTACGATTGATTCAGCTCCTAAAGAGAAAGCAGTGATTGTTCATGAGAAAGACAAGGAGCAGACCCTAGAGACAATGCAGTTTCTCTCAGAAGGTAAACACAGCATAAAAATCTGGTGTAATGAAAAAGATGTATCTCTCGAGAATCTCGTTGTGCGGGCTATGCCTGAGATACTTCTGACAGAATATTATCCAGATGTTATCGAAAGGCATAAAGACATGCTTAAAGAAATTAATGTAATAGTTCAGGGTTACTGCAGACATTATCAAGAAAACATTATGGAAACTGAAAATATAGAAGAAAGCAGAGAACGGCTTGCAGAATGGAGAAATACGGGAAGAAAAGTACTTATACACAGTGTAATTCCTGACATTGGACTTGGTCAGAAAGTATCTTTAGAAAAAAGCTATGACTTCTGGTCAACATCGGCTGGATTTAAATATTTTGACGGGATAATAGTTGATGAGTTTGCATATGAGACGAAAGAGCAAATTCCATTTTTTATAGAGGCATTAAGAAAGATACATGCAGACAAAAAATTCAAAAATAAGACGTTCTATGCCTATAGCGGGGGGTTCAAATGGGCAAATTATAAGAGTAAAGAAGCTGAGGAGTTCAGAAAAACGATTATGGAATGTGGTTACAAGTTTGCACCCGAGATTTATCTTGAGGAACGATTAACAGAAATAGAGGCCAAGAAATTTATAGAATATCAACTAAGACAGGGGATAGTTTCATGGCAGAAGATTATTCCAGACTCGCTAAAGCAGACAGTTGTTGTTCTTTTTTGCAATTCAAAATATGAATGCAGCGCGAATTGTGAGTCAGGTGTAGATTTTAAGGTATTCATGGACATGCAGATGAATCTCATAGCAAACGACCCGGCGTTCTTTGGGCTTTCTGGGATTGCGCAGTATAAGACGTGTCGTTATGTGGATGAAGAAACACTGCGCTGGATAAGCAAGCTCTATCGCCATTACTGCATTAAAGGCAAGACTAATATGCTTTCTGATGAGTATGGATATAAATACATATTGAGCCACATTCAGAACTCTAATTTTGAGGAAGGAATGAAAGGATGGACAGTTGCTCCTGCAGAAAAAGGAAGTATAGAAACTGGCGAAATACAAGGATATGGAAGCCTTGGAAAACTTAATTATGTTAGAAGAGAAGGTTGTGGAGATACCTTTGTGATGATGAAAAAGAACAAAAACAGGGCAAATATAATTTCCCAGGAAATCAGGAACCTTAAGCCTGGAAAGCTTTACTCTGTCAAGTTAGTTACAGGAGATTATAAAGATATTTCCAAAGGTGAATCAGTTGAAAAGGCACATGAAGTATCAATAAAAATAGATAATGCAGAATTGATTCCAGAAAGGTGTAAGTTTTATGTTTACAAAGCTGGTCGGGGTAATATCCCTTTGTATGATTCGAAAAATAGGCCGTGTTTAAACTATCACTACAAGGTATTCCGTGCTAAGTCTGATACGGCAAAACTGGTTATATCTGATTGGAAATCTGATAAAGATTCCGGAAAAAATCTGGATCAGCAACTAATGTGTAACTTTATTGAAGTCCAGCCGTATTTTGAAAATTAA